In Rhineura floridana isolate rRhiFlo1 chromosome 12, rRhiFlo1.hap2, whole genome shotgun sequence, a single window of DNA contains:
- the KCNJ1 gene encoding ATP-sensitive inward rectifier potassium channel 1: MLKYFQKHFAHLLKEHKRRRSRLVSKDGRCNIEFGNVEEQSRFVFLVDIWTTILDLRWRYKMTIFISAFLGSWFFFGLLWYIVAYIHKDLPEFSPSINHTPCVDNINGLTSAFLFSLETQVTIGYGFRCVTEQCATAIFLLIFQSILGVIINSFMCGAILAKISRPKKRAKTITFSKNAVISKRGGKLCLLIRVANLRKSLLIGSHIYGKLLKTTITPEGETIILDQVNIDFVVDAGNENLFFISPLTIYHIIDKHSPFFDMTADTILQHDFELVVFLDGTVESTSATCQVRTSYIAEEVLWGYRFAPMVSKTKEGKYRVDFHNFGKPVEVETPHCAFCLYNEKDAKSKAKMGYDNPGFLFQEVCETSDTQM, from the coding sequence ATGCTTAAATACTTCCAAAAGCATTTTGCTCATCTCTTGAAGGAACACAAAAGACGAAGGTCCAGACTGGTGTCAAAAGATGGAAGATGTAACATAGAGTTTGGGAATGTAGAAGAACAGTCAAGGTTTGTTTTCTTGGTTGACATCTGGACCACTATCTTGGACCTCAGGTGGAGGTACAAAATGACCATCTTCATTTCAGCGTTCTTAGGTAGCTGGTTCTTTTTCGGTCTTCTCTGGTACATAGTAGCATACATACACAAGGATCTGCCAGAGTTTAGCCCTTCAATAAATCACACTCCATGTGTAGACAACATAAATGGCTTGACCTCTGCTTTCCTGTTCTCCCTGGAGACACAAGTCACTATTGGCTATGGTTTCAGGTGTGTTACTGAACAGTGTGCCACTGCCATTTTCCTGCTGATCTTCCAGTCTATCCTAGGAGTTATCATCAACTCATTCATGTGTGGAGCCATCTTGGCCAAGATCTCTAGGCCCAAGAAGAGAGCAAAAACCATCACCTTCAGTAAGAATGCCGTTATCAGCAAACGTGGTGGGAAACTGTGCCTTCTTATCAGGGTAGCCAACCTCCGGAAAAGCCTTTTGATTGGGAGCCATATCTATGGTAAGCTCTTAAAAACCACTATCACACCTGAAGGGGAGACAATAATATTGGATCAAGTCAACATAGACTTTGTAGTTGATGCTGGCAATGAGAACCTGTTCTTCATCTCTCCCTTGACCATTTACCACATCATTGACAAGCATAGCCCCTTCTTTGACATGACCGCAGACACGATCCTTCAACATGACTTTGAGCTGGTGGTATTTCTagatgggacagtggaatctacCAGTGCAACCTGCCAAGTCAGGACGTCTTACATTGCTGAGGAGGTGCTATGGGGCTATCGTTTTGCTCCCATGGTCTCCAAGACCAAAGAAGGAAAATACAGAGTGGACTTTCATAACTTTGGCAAACCTGTGGAGGTGGAGACCCCTCACTGTGCCTTTTGCCTGTACAACGAGAAAGATGCAAAATCCAAAGCAAAGATGGGTTATGACAACCCAGGCTTCCTGTTTCAAGAAGTTTGTGAAACCAGTGACACACAAATGTAG